A stretch of DNA from Maridesulfovibrio ferrireducens:
TCCGAGAATGGCGATGATGTCCTGAAGATCTTTGTATTTCTGCAGAACCATCTGAACTTCACGAGCAGTATTGTAATGTTCGGCACCAAGGATATTGGGGTCGAGAATACGTGATGTGGAGTCAAGAGGGTCAACAGCAGGGTAAATACCAAGCTCTGCAATCTGGCGGGAAAGAACGAGAGTTCCATCAAGATGAGAGAAGGTTGTTGCTGGTGCGGGGTCAGTAAGGTCATCAGCAGGTACGTATACAGCCTGAACAGAGGTAATAGAACCTTTAGTCGTGGAAGTAATACGTTCCTGAAGTCCACCAAGGTCAGTTCCCAGAGTAGGCTGGTAACCAACAGCGGAAGGCATACGTCCGAGAAGTGCGGAGACTTCGGAACCAGCCTGTGTGAAGCGGAAGATATTATCAACGAACAGAAGAACGTCTTCACCTTCAACATCACGGAAGTATTCAGCGATGGTAAGTGCAGTCAGAGCAACACGAGCACGTGCCCCTGGAGGTTCATTCATCTGTCCGTATACGAGAGCTGATTTCTCAAGAACACCAGCGTCTTTCATTTCGTGATAGAGGTCATTACCTTCACGGGTACGTTCACCAACACCAGCGAAGCAAGATTTACCACCGTGCTGTTTCGCAATGTTGTTAATCATTTCCATGAGAATAACGGTTTTACCAACACCAGCTCCGCCGAAGAGACCCATTTTTCCGCCCTTGGGGAAGGGAACGAGAAGGTCAACAACTTTGATACCGGTTTCAAGCAATTCAACTTTAGTTGAAAGCTCAGTAAATGCAGGAGCTGCACGATGAATTGGCATAACCTTGTCAGATGCGATCGGGCCAAGTTCATCCACTGGGCGACCAACAACGTTCAGGATACGACCAAGTACTGCATCACCAACAGGAACGGTGATTGCGATACCTAAAGCATTAACATCCATGCCGCGAACAAGACCTTCGGTAGCGTCCATAGCAATGGTACGAACAACATTGTTACCAAGATGCTGCGCGACTTCACAAATGAGGTCAGGAGCATCGGAGTTGTTCGGGTTGTCAATCTGTACAGCAGTCAGAATGTTGGGCAATTGCCCTTCAGGGAATTCGACGTCAACAACGGCGCCGATAACCTGAACAATTTTACCTATAATTTTACTCATCCGAGTAACCCCCTATATTATCCTTTCAGCGCTTCTGCGCCGCCGACAATGTCCATAAGATCCGCGGTAATAGCGGCCTGCCTAGTTTTATTATAAAGCAAGGTCAATGATTCAGCCATGTCGTCGCATGCTCTGGATGCATTATCCATAGCAGCCATACGTGCAGCATGTTCGCTGGTAGACGTATCAAGTAGACCGCGGTAGACCTGAACTTTCACAAAACGGGGCAGAAGCTCCGCGAGAAGACCTTCAACAGAAGGTTCATAAATGTAATCGCCAGAAGATGTAGACTCAATTTCGTCTGCTGCAACATCCGAAGACATGGGCAGAACTTTAAGTCTTGTAGGCACCTGAGAAGCGACACTTACAAACTTTCCATAAACAAGGTAAACTTCATCCAGTTCTTCAGCAAGGTAGGCATCAATTACTTTGTTGCCTATAGAGATCGCGAGATTAAAATCGAATGAGCCCATTTCATCAGCATATGATTCAACGATTTCATGTTCGGTTTTATTAGCAGCTGCGCGCCCTTTTTTACCAATGCAGTAGAACTTTACAGTTTTACCTTCAGCCTTCTTTTCTGCGGC
This window harbors:
- a CDS encoding F0F1 ATP synthase subunit gamma produces the protein MASLKDVQNQIVSIKKTKQITKAMNMVASAKLRGAQSRIDRFRPYADKFYEMLGDLAAGADSSVHPLLEVHEEIKTVGIMLITSDRGLCGSFNTNMINSALKLAAEKKAEGKTVKFYCIGKKGRAAANKTEHEIVESYADEMGSFDFNLAISIGNKVIDAYLAEELDEVYLVYGKFVSVASQVPTRLKVLPMSSDVAADEIESTSSGDYIYEPSVEGLLAELLPRFVKVQVYRGLLDTSTSEHAARMAAMDNASRACDDMAESLTLLYNKTRQAAITADLMDIVGGAEALKG
- the atpD gene encoding F0F1 ATP synthase subunit beta; the encoded protein is MSKIIGKIVQVIGAVVDVEFPEGQLPNILTAVQIDNPNNSDAPDLICEVAQHLGNNVVRTIAMDATEGLVRGMDVNALGIAITVPVGDAVLGRILNVVGRPVDELGPIASDKVMPIHRAAPAFTELSTKVELLETGIKVVDLLVPFPKGGKMGLFGGAGVGKTVILMEMINNIAKQHGGKSCFAGVGERTREGNDLYHEMKDAGVLEKSALVYGQMNEPPGARARVALTALTIAEYFRDVEGEDVLLFVDNIFRFTQAGSEVSALLGRMPSAVGYQPTLGTDLGGLQERITSTTKGSITSVQAVYVPADDLTDPAPATTFSHLDGTLVLSRQIAELGIYPAVDPLDSTSRILDPNILGAEHYNTAREVQMVLQKYKDLQDIIAILGMDELSDEDKQTVARARRIQRFLSQPFHVAEVFTGTPGVYVKLEESVKAFRGILDGEYDDMAENSFYMVGGIEEAIEKEKNK